The following are from one region of the Stigmatella ashevillena genome:
- a CDS encoding LptF/LptG family permease, protein MRGTLFRYVARLYARFAVGILAALLTVFLVVDFVDRSRAYTGEGWVLAVLELYWNKALVTTQLLGPAALLLAAGAAVSTLRKRGEVTALRALTFGPASLYLPVGAVALAACLGLIAFDEWVVAQASRRVDEITTQRFNRWGDWRLYYTPKQWFRRGEHVFFLRSGSAEEGFRDVAILTLTADFKLARRLDADTMVPLEGNRWRLTGVVERSFSPEGRTAVSAAPEADYDLGVPARSFLIRPGRPEQMRLPELREQIFARTEVGLDSRQYELALYNRFAYPMAGLPAALVAVGLALRPNRKGHLTVAIVEGLLIAMAMWGLIVVSKTLVTTERMAPGLAAWLPSGMLVVVAAGLWLRREGWLLLPRRSASPLAR, encoded by the coding sequence GTGAGGGGCACGCTCTTCCGCTATGTGGCACGGCTCTACGCGCGCTTCGCGGTGGGCATCCTCGCCGCGTTGCTCACGGTGTTCCTGGTGGTGGACTTCGTGGACCGGTCGCGGGCCTACACAGGGGAGGGATGGGTCCTCGCCGTGCTGGAGCTGTACTGGAACAAGGCCCTGGTGACGACACAGCTCCTGGGGCCCGCGGCCCTGCTGCTCGCGGCGGGGGCCGCCGTGTCCACCCTGCGCAAGCGCGGCGAAGTCACGGCGCTGCGCGCGTTGACGTTCGGCCCCGCGTCGCTCTACCTGCCCGTGGGCGCCGTCGCGCTGGCTGCGTGTCTGGGGCTCATCGCCTTCGATGAGTGGGTGGTCGCCCAGGCCAGCCGGCGGGTGGATGAAATCACCACCCAGCGCTTCAACCGGTGGGGAGACTGGCGGCTCTACTACACGCCCAAGCAGTGGTTCCGGCGGGGAGAGCACGTCTTCTTCCTGCGCAGCGGGAGCGCGGAGGAGGGCTTCCGGGACGTGGCCATCCTGACGCTCACCGCCGACTTCAAGCTCGCGCGCCGGTTGGATGCGGACACGATGGTGCCCCTGGAAGGAAACCGCTGGCGCCTCACGGGCGTCGTGGAGCGCTCGTTCTCGCCCGAGGGACGCACTGCGGTATCGGCCGCGCCCGAGGCGGACTACGACCTGGGGGTTCCCGCGCGCTCGTTCCTCATCCGGCCGGGCCGGCCCGAGCAGATGCGGCTGCCCGAGCTGCGCGAGCAGATCTTCGCCCGCACCGAGGTCGGCCTGGACTCACGTCAATACGAGCTGGCGCTGTACAACCGCTTCGCCTACCCGATGGCCGGTCTGCCAGCGGCCCTGGTGGCCGTGGGTCTGGCGCTGCGGCCCAACCGCAAAGGTCACCTGACGGTGGCGATCGTCGAGGGGCTGCTCATCGCGATGGCCATGTGGGGGCTGATCGTGGTGTCCAAGACGCTGGTGACGACGGAGCGGATGGCGCCGGGGTTGGCTGCCTGGCTGCCCTCCGGGATGCTGGTGGTGGTGGCGGCGGGGCTCTGGTTGCGCAGAGAAGGCTGGCTGCTCTTGCCGAGGCGTTCGGCGTCCCCCCTGGCGCGATAG
- the purD gene encoding phosphoribosylamine--glycine ligase, translating into MKVLLLGSGGREHALAWKLARSPKLSALLCGPGNPGMAGLGTQVPVKPDSPEAVVALAKREKVDLVVVGPEAPLVAGVADALTAEKIACFGPVAAAARLEGSKAFAKEVMAEAGIPTADFQVFDDVAAAEAYAVARGKIVVKADGLAAGKGVIVAPDVASARAAVRTVAAMGLASQRMVLEELLEGEEVSVIALCDGERYVLLPPAQDHKRVGEGDTGPNTGGMGAYCPAPFLSPEALAQVGEEVIAPMLTVMRRRGAPFRGALYAGLMLTRSGPKVLEFNARFGDPETQVLMLQLGEDLLPLLEACAHGRLEPRALTLEPGASVGVVLAAEGYPETPKRGQEIRGLETAPQGATVFVAGAEAKGGAILTSGGRVLTVCARGETLVEARARAYEAVAGIGFEGMHFRRDIGARGLRAAP; encoded by the coding sequence GTGAAGGTGCTTCTGTTGGGCTCTGGGGGCCGTGAGCACGCCCTGGCGTGGAAGCTGGCGCGCAGCCCGAAGCTCTCGGCGTTGCTGTGTGGTCCTGGCAACCCGGGCATGGCCGGGCTCGGCACTCAGGTCCCGGTCAAGCCGGACTCGCCCGAGGCGGTCGTGGCCCTGGCGAAGCGGGAAAAGGTGGATCTGGTCGTGGTGGGGCCCGAGGCGCCGCTGGTGGCGGGGGTGGCGGACGCGCTGACGGCCGAGAAAATCGCCTGCTTCGGCCCGGTGGCCGCCGCCGCACGGCTCGAAGGGTCCAAGGCCTTCGCCAAGGAAGTCATGGCCGAGGCGGGGATCCCCACGGCGGACTTCCAGGTCTTCGACGATGTGGCCGCAGCCGAAGCGTATGCCGTGGCGCGTGGGAAGATCGTCGTCAAGGCGGACGGCCTGGCCGCGGGCAAGGGCGTCATCGTGGCGCCGGATGTGGCGTCTGCCCGCGCCGCGGTGCGGACCGTGGCGGCGATGGGGCTGGCCAGCCAGCGCATGGTGCTGGAGGAGTTGCTGGAGGGAGAAGAGGTCTCCGTCATCGCGCTGTGTGACGGCGAGCGGTACGTGTTGCTGCCCCCCGCGCAGGACCACAAGCGGGTGGGAGAGGGAGACACGGGCCCGAACACGGGCGGCATGGGCGCGTACTGCCCGGCCCCGTTCCTTTCCCCCGAGGCGCTGGCGCAGGTGGGCGAGGAGGTCATCGCCCCGATGCTCACGGTGATGCGTCGGCGGGGGGCTCCCTTTCGGGGCGCGCTGTACGCCGGGTTGATGCTCACGCGCAGCGGGCCCAAGGTGCTCGAGTTCAACGCGCGCTTTGGGGACCCCGAGACGCAGGTGCTGATGCTTCAGCTCGGGGAGGACTTGCTGCCCTTGCTGGAGGCCTGCGCCCACGGACGGCTGGAGCCGCGGGCGCTCACGCTGGAGCCCGGCGCCTCGGTGGGGGTCGTCCTGGCGGCGGAGGGCTATCCGGAGACGCCCAAGCGAGGCCAGGAGATTCGTGGGCTGGAGACGGCCCCCCAAGGAGCCACGGTTTTCGTGGCGGGCGCCGAGGCGAAGGGCGGGGCGATTCTCACGTCCGGAGGCCGGGTGCTGACGGTCTGCGCCCGGGGAGAGACGCTCGTGGAGGCGCGGGCCCGGGCCTATGAGGCCGTGGCGGGAATCGGCTTCGAGGGCATGCACTTCCGCCGCGACATCGGAGCGCGAGGATTGCGCGCGGCGCCGTGA
- a CDS encoding O-antigen ligase family protein: MVVRRAVTFIFALWALGLVLGELVQQVAAGAAVLCACVLACRHRLPLASDVKAYVGASMALTAWQLISPAIALMTGAADRWPRGARYGQVLDTMAGAAVASVGVAGVPWLLIGALILGGWVLSVGLGVFQHLVRWPWEPPALLKLNPARLHENFGTEEHPRYAAGGFFFHRLRFSHGAIAILGPALAVMAKGRLVWLRGLATASACALLVAPYTAFARAALLTGLTVCAVALALLVRGTPRKVGLAMAVVLVSVVMATPAWRARLGKAVENLWGGERALAMSVGWRLVKEHPLVGVGFGNHKPAALATQAETGITDLLSTDSHNLWLTAWAETGLVGLVLWAAVHALLARALIRRHRAGSVAATGALLSFVGFHVLALVHYLPFHSSVHLSFSFVWGLGLCEWESRERNAHQDEGMRPDGGC; encoded by the coding sequence ATGGTAGTGCGTCGCGCCGTCACCTTCATTTTCGCCCTGTGGGCCCTCGGGCTGGTCCTCGGAGAACTCGTCCAGCAGGTGGCGGCTGGCGCGGCGGTGCTGTGCGCATGCGTGTTGGCCTGCCGCCACCGGCTCCCCCTGGCTTCGGATGTGAAAGCCTATGTGGGGGCCTCGATGGCGCTGACTGCCTGGCAGTTGATCTCCCCGGCCATCGCCCTCATGACGGGCGCGGCGGACCGCTGGCCGCGAGGGGCCCGGTATGGGCAGGTGCTGGACACGATGGCGGGGGCGGCGGTGGCCTCGGTGGGCGTCGCGGGGGTGCCGTGGCTGCTGATCGGCGCGCTCATCCTGGGCGGGTGGGTGTTGTCCGTGGGGCTGGGGGTGTTCCAGCACCTGGTGCGCTGGCCCTGGGAGCCGCCGGCGCTCCTGAAGCTGAACCCGGCGCGGCTCCACGAGAACTTCGGTACCGAGGAGCATCCCCGCTATGCGGCCGGGGGCTTTTTTTTCCATCGGCTGCGCTTCTCGCATGGCGCCATCGCGATCCTGGGGCCCGCGCTGGCCGTGATGGCCAAGGGGCGGTTGGTGTGGCTCAGAGGGCTGGCCACGGCGAGCGCCTGTGCCCTGCTGGTGGCGCCCTACACCGCGTTCGCGCGCGCGGCGCTGCTGACCGGGCTGACGGTGTGTGCCGTGGCGCTGGCGCTGCTGGTCCGGGGCACGCCTCGGAAGGTGGGGCTCGCCATGGCCGTGGTGTTGGTGAGCGTGGTGATGGCCACCCCCGCATGGCGTGCGCGCCTGGGCAAGGCGGTGGAGAACCTCTGGGGGGGCGAGCGAGCGCTGGCGATGTCCGTGGGGTGGCGGCTCGTGAAGGAGCATCCGCTGGTGGGGGTGGGTTTTGGCAACCACAAGCCGGCGGCGCTGGCGACCCAGGCCGAGACGGGAATCACGGATCTCCTGTCCACGGATTCGCACAACCTGTGGCTGACGGCCTGGGCGGAGACGGGGCTGGTGGGGCTCGTGCTGTGGGCCGCCGTCCATGCCTTGCTGGCGCGGGCGCTGATTCGGCGCCACCGGGCGGGCTCGGTCGCGGCCACGGGCGCGCTGTTGTCATTCGTGGGATTTCACGTGCTTGCGTTGGTCCACTATCTGCCGTTCCACTCCAGCGTTCACCTGTCCTTCTCGTTCGTCTGGGGGTTGGGCTTGTGCGAGTGGGAGTCTCGGGAACGCAACGCGCACCAGGACGAGGGGATGAGACCCGATGGCGGCTGCTGA
- a CDS encoding glycosyltransferase, giving the protein MKVALVHDWLVTLRGGERVLEALCGLFPGADIYTLIHQPGTMPPLIEDRRIYTSFLQDIPGIHTRYRHFLPLFPRAIESFRLEGYELVLSSSHCVAKGIRKPPGARHLGYVHAPMRYMWDLFDDYFGPGRASLPVRTAARSVRPWLQRWDRRTADRVDRFVANSQHIAGKIQRFWGREASVVHPPVDLERFCAGPLEATGQGGYFLWLGAFAPYKRLDIALEAFRSLDAELWVVGTGQEASKLTTGALPPHIRFLGNVPDADLPALYRNARALLFTGEEDFGITPLEAQATGRPLIAYAKGGVLETVTPRTGLFFSEQTPAALAHAVRQFDAWERAFVPSEARAQAQRFSRQAFLRGMEAEVEALLRSPVVR; this is encoded by the coding sequence GTGAAGGTTGCCCTGGTTCATGACTGGCTCGTCACGCTGCGCGGTGGCGAGCGCGTCCTCGAAGCGCTCTGCGGGCTGTTTCCCGGAGCCGACATCTATACGCTCATCCACCAGCCCGGGACGATGCCGCCCCTCATCGAGGACCGGCGCATCTACACCTCCTTTCTTCAGGACATCCCCGGCATCCACACCCGCTACCGGCACTTCCTTCCCCTGTTTCCCCGCGCCATCGAGTCCTTCCGCCTCGAGGGGTATGAGCTGGTGCTCTCCTCCAGCCATTGTGTCGCCAAGGGGATCCGCAAGCCGCCGGGAGCGCGGCACCTCGGCTACGTCCACGCGCCCATGCGGTACATGTGGGATCTCTTCGACGACTATTTCGGGCCGGGGCGGGCCTCGCTGCCCGTGCGCACGGCCGCGCGCTCCGTGAGGCCCTGGCTGCAGCGGTGGGATCGGCGCACCGCGGACCGCGTCGATCGCTTCGTTGCCAACAGCCAGCACATCGCGGGGAAGATCCAACGCTTCTGGGGGCGGGAGGCCAGCGTCGTCCATCCTCCGGTGGATCTGGAGCGCTTCTGTGCCGGGCCGCTCGAGGCCACGGGCCAGGGGGGCTATTTCCTGTGGCTGGGGGCCTTCGCCCCCTACAAGCGGCTCGACATTGCCCTGGAGGCCTTCCGCTCCCTGGATGCTGAACTCTGGGTGGTGGGCACCGGACAGGAGGCCTCGAAGCTCACCACCGGCGCCTTGCCGCCCCACATCCGTTTTCTCGGCAACGTGCCGGATGCGGATCTCCCCGCGCTCTACCGCAACGCCCGGGCGCTCCTCTTCACGGGCGAAGAGGACTTTGGCATCACCCCGCTGGAGGCTCAGGCCACCGGTCGGCCCCTTATCGCCTACGCGAAGGGTGGGGTGCTGGAGACGGTCACGCCCCGCACCGGCCTCTTCTTCTCCGAGCAGACGCCCGCGGCCCTCGCCCACGCCGTGCGCCAGTTCGATGCCTGGGAAAGGGCCTTCGTCCCCTCCGAAGCTCGCGCCCAGGCACAGCGCTTTTCCCGGCAAGCCTTCCTGCGCGGCATGGAGGCGGAGGTCGAGGCGCTCCTTCGCTCGCCTGTCGTCAGATAA
- a CDS encoding undecaprenyl-phosphate glucose phosphotransferase, with amino-acid sequence MFSRLQRFYTSIKVATDVCMLTVAFALAYATRFIGLIPVKDGIPPLEETAVSLAMALAIFPYTFHQSRLYITNRARTHFGELFAVFKASITATLILVALTYFTRERYSRLTLALFLGYALVLVSVTRLVLRVALSEVRRRGYNLKTILVIGEGALGRRVVETVREHRELGFRVVGVLAQDAAKVGRRVRGAPVLGELSEVERILDAWPVDQVIIALPLEEQLVVKGLMEQLALRTVDVKVVPDLYQYITLYGGLEEFGGLPIISLQGDPMDGWSRVAKRAFDIVFSLVAIVLTAPLMLVTAVLVKLTSRGPVLYAQERMGIDGRTFPILKFRTMRTDAEVAGATMASQEDPRRTPIGTFLRKYSIDELPQFFNVLRGDMSLVGPRPERPVFIEEFKRQIPRYHLRHKVKSGITGWAQINGLRGQTSIQKRIEYDLYYIENWSLLMDLKILVRTALGGFLSKNAY; translated from the coding sequence GTGTTCAGTCGTCTCCAGCGTTTCTACACGTCGATCAAGGTTGCCACCGACGTGTGCATGCTCACGGTGGCGTTCGCGCTGGCGTATGCCACCCGCTTCATCGGGCTCATCCCGGTCAAGGACGGCATTCCCCCGCTGGAGGAGACGGCCGTCTCGCTGGCGATGGCGCTCGCCATCTTCCCCTACACCTTCCACCAGTCGCGGCTCTACATCACCAACCGCGCGCGCACCCACTTCGGGGAGCTGTTCGCGGTCTTCAAGGCCTCCATCACCGCGACGCTCATCCTCGTGGCGCTCACCTACTTCACCCGCGAGCGCTACTCCCGCCTCACGCTGGCGCTGTTTCTGGGCTACGCGCTGGTGCTCGTCTCGGTGACGCGGCTGGTGCTCCGGGTGGCGCTCTCCGAGGTGCGGCGGCGCGGCTACAACTTGAAGACCATCCTCGTCATCGGCGAGGGGGCGCTGGGCCGCCGGGTCGTCGAGACGGTGAGAGAGCACCGCGAGCTGGGCTTCCGCGTGGTGGGCGTGCTCGCACAGGATGCGGCCAAGGTGGGGCGGCGGGTGAGGGGCGCCCCGGTGCTGGGGGAGCTCAGCGAGGTGGAGCGCATCCTCGATGCTTGGCCCGTGGACCAGGTCATCATCGCGCTGCCGCTCGAGGAGCAGTTGGTGGTGAAGGGCCTCATGGAGCAGCTGGCGCTGCGCACCGTGGACGTGAAGGTGGTGCCGGACCTCTACCAGTACATCACCCTCTATGGAGGGCTGGAGGAGTTCGGGGGACTGCCCATCATCAGCCTCCAGGGCGACCCGATGGATGGCTGGAGCCGGGTGGCCAAGCGCGCCTTCGACATCGTCTTCTCGCTGGTGGCCATCGTCCTGACGGCCCCCCTCATGCTGGTGACGGCGGTGCTGGTGAAGCTCACCAGCCGGGGGCCCGTCCTCTATGCCCAGGAGCGCATGGGCATCGATGGGCGCACCTTTCCCATTCTCAAGTTCCGCACCATGCGCACGGACGCGGAGGTGGCTGGCGCCACCATGGCCAGCCAGGAGGACCCGCGGCGCACGCCCATTGGCACCTTCCTGCGCAAGTACTCCATCGATGAGTTGCCGCAGTTCTTCAACGTGCTGCGCGGCGACATGAGCTTGGTGGGCCCGCGTCCCGAGCGGCCGGTCTTCATCGAGGAGTTCAAGCGGCAGATTCCCCGCTACCACCTGAGACACAAGGTGAAGTCGGGCATTACGGGGTGGGCGCAGATCAACGGGCTGCGCGGGCAGACCTCCATCCAGAAGCGGATCGAATACGATCTGTACTACATCGAGAACTGGTCGCTTCTGATGGACTTGAAGATCCTGGTGCGCACCGCGCTGGGTGGCTTCCTGTCCAAGAACGCGTACTGA
- a CDS encoding glycosyltransferase family 87 protein: MAAADTLSVEARPASKAPQWAFWALMLVLVVMAAVLGQHPRRGVDFRVYLLAAERFLMGSDLYPVSDGVMPFKYAPLTAPLFLPFTVLPARVAAALWNLGLVAALVAVARLTSRPALSGEDREAWPWAPVLATLALIPALRLEFFYGQVDAVLLLLLALTAVGAEKGRTWGPAVAFAVSVLLKPPAALLALFLVSRRHWRVLAASVGVGLVLMVPALARYGLEGLLAQTHDWLDTLARTTPPWALGANAQGLPTLLLSLMVPSEPMPSGAAISLAQALALAVFVGVLAWSRPGPLALFALCCLGVTLLSPLAWRANFVMAWPLLRLAAEKRTWGGLALVALAGLVGIVSSEFVIGEEPAHQLLLWRPYALVFTALMLWASWVSRRGAAVPVPS; encoded by the coding sequence ATGGCGGCTGCTGATACCCTGAGCGTGGAAGCACGCCCGGCTTCCAAGGCTCCGCAGTGGGCTTTCTGGGCGCTGATGCTGGTGCTCGTGGTGATGGCGGCCGTGCTGGGACAGCACCCCCGGCGAGGCGTGGACTTTCGCGTCTACCTGCTGGCCGCCGAGCGTTTCCTGATGGGCTCGGATCTCTATCCCGTCTCGGACGGCGTCATGCCCTTCAAGTATGCGCCCCTGACGGCGCCCTTGTTCCTGCCCTTCACGGTGTTGCCCGCGCGGGTCGCGGCGGCCCTCTGGAACCTGGGCCTGGTGGCGGCGCTGGTGGCCGTGGCCCGGCTCACCTCCCGTCCGGCGCTCTCCGGGGAAGACCGGGAGGCGTGGCCCTGGGCCCCGGTGCTCGCCACGCTGGCGTTGATTCCCGCCCTTCGGCTCGAGTTCTTCTACGGCCAGGTGGATGCCGTGCTGCTGCTGCTGCTGGCCCTCACCGCCGTGGGGGCGGAGAAGGGCCGGACGTGGGGGCCCGCCGTGGCGTTCGCGGTGTCCGTTCTGCTCAAGCCTCCTGCGGCGCTGCTGGCCTTGTTCCTCGTGTCGCGCCGCCACTGGCGGGTGCTTGCCGCCAGCGTGGGGGTGGGGCTCGTGCTCATGGTGCCTGCCCTGGCGCGCTACGGGCTCGAGGGGCTGTTGGCGCAGACCCATGACTGGCTGGACACGCTCGCGCGGACCACGCCTCCGTGGGCCCTGGGGGCCAATGCCCAGGGGCTGCCCACCTTGCTGCTCTCGCTCATGGTGCCGAGCGAGCCCATGCCCTCGGGGGCGGCGATCTCCCTGGCGCAGGCCCTGGCCCTGGCCGTGTTCGTGGGGGTGTTGGCCTGGAGCCGCCCGGGCCCCCTGGCGCTGTTTGCCCTCTGTTGCCTCGGGGTGACGCTGCTCTCGCCGTTGGCTTGGCGCGCGAACTTCGTCATGGCCTGGCCGTTGCTGCGGCTCGCGGCGGAGAAGCGGACGTGGGGCGGGCTGGCGCTGGTGGCATTGGCGGGCCTCGTGGGGATTGTCAGCTCGGAGTTCGTGATCGGCGAAGAGCCCGCGCACCAGCTTCTGCTCTGGCGCCCCTACGCGCTCGTCTTCACGGCGCTGATGCTGTGGGCCTCGTGGGTGTCACGCCGGGGCGCGGCTGTCCCTGTTCCCTCATGA
- a CDS encoding LptF/LptG family permease yields the protein MILLARYLLKELLAPLAVWVAFMFLLLFVMQFLVGTEVLLGSAVTLTDVGRLILYLTPHFLVKALPIAFLMAILLGLGRLSEDRELTALQALGISPVQLLLGPLAIGVLLGGLMALLAFTAQPWGLTSVKALVNEVIKKNVAGDVKSGVFYEDLSDLTLYAERVSRQGGEWTHVLLHDDREPSSPLLVLAQRGRVSMREGDEALRLVLEEGEVHRATRSTADYSLLRFEQGEISVGLGGSMNRKSNRFRSQKEEMSPGELLQAAEEAEKSGGNPRPFLMAIHMRLGNAVAPFSFALLGTPLAIGRRQAGRAWGYLLTLSGYVLFYVLSRVFETLGNQEKLPMVLAAQLPNILFSALGIVAMWRVSRSGTVR from the coding sequence GTGATCCTGCTGGCGCGCTACCTGCTGAAGGAACTGCTGGCCCCCCTGGCCGTGTGGGTGGCGTTCATGTTCCTGCTGCTGTTCGTCATGCAGTTCCTGGTGGGCACGGAGGTGCTGCTCGGCTCGGCGGTGACGCTGACGGACGTGGGGCGGCTGATCCTCTACCTGACGCCGCATTTTCTGGTGAAGGCCCTGCCCATCGCGTTCCTGATGGCCATTCTGCTTGGGCTGGGCCGGCTGAGCGAGGACCGGGAGCTGACCGCGCTTCAGGCCCTGGGCATCAGTCCGGTGCAGCTTCTGCTGGGGCCCCTGGCCATCGGCGTGCTGCTGGGGGGCTTGATGGCGTTGCTGGCCTTCACCGCCCAGCCCTGGGGGCTGACGAGCGTCAAGGCGCTGGTCAACGAGGTCATCAAGAAGAACGTGGCGGGAGATGTGAAGTCGGGCGTCTTCTATGAAGACCTGAGCGACTTGACGCTCTACGCCGAGCGGGTCTCTCGCCAGGGTGGCGAGTGGACGCACGTGCTGCTGCATGACGACCGGGAGCCCTCCTCGCCCTTGTTGGTGCTGGCGCAGCGCGGCCGGGTGAGCATGCGGGAAGGGGACGAGGCGCTGCGGCTGGTGCTGGAGGAAGGGGAGGTGCACCGCGCCACCCGGTCCACGGCGGACTACAGCCTGCTGCGCTTCGAGCAAGGAGAGATCTCCGTGGGACTGGGCGGCTCGATGAACCGGAAGAGCAACCGCTTTCGCTCGCAGAAGGAAGAGATGTCTCCGGGGGAGTTGCTCCAGGCGGCGGAGGAGGCGGAGAAGAGCGGAGGCAACCCCCGGCCGTTCCTGATGGCGATTCACATGCGCCTGGGCAACGCGGTGGCGCCCTTCTCGTTCGCGCTGCTGGGCACGCCCCTGGCCATCGGGCGCCGGCAGGCGGGGCGGGCCTGGGGGTACTTGCTGACGCTGAGCGGGTATGTGCTCTTCTATGTGTTGAGCCGGGTGTTCGAGACCCTGGGCAACCAGGAGAAGCTGCCGATGGTGCTGGCGGCCCAGTTGCCCAACATCCTCTTCAGCGCTCTGGGCATCGTGGCCATGTGGCGCGTGAGCCGCTCGGGGACGGTGCGGTGA
- a CDS encoding glycosyltransferase family 4 protein — protein sequence MVQGRLHGIARYALELARRLPALAPDLHFMGLTAPEGLPPGLGELTPSLPLHRSRAGFLSPLKEQPALLMDLLKLAPDVFHATSFSLPGLWNGKLVATLHDANHLALPAHYSPVHTLYYRLIVGPRARQAAALLTVSEFSREELARHLGLTPYRFQVIAPGVDGHYRPPSPSEAKAFIERHQLPPRYLAAVGNPKAHKNLGLLAKLAPELPVPLVLLAGKGAAKALGFPASTVELAELPESEMPLFYGAARALLLPSLYEGFGLPVLEAMASGCPVLASNTSALPEVAGQAALLVPPEDLLAWRDATLRLLRDEALRQTLVEKGRERSAHFTWEDCARRTLATYRRVLDKRAPRPS from the coding sequence ATGGTCCAGGGCAGGCTGCACGGTATCGCGCGATATGCCCTGGAGCTGGCACGGCGGCTGCCGGCGCTCGCGCCCGACCTCCACTTCATGGGCCTCACGGCGCCGGAAGGATTGCCCCCAGGGTTGGGCGAGCTGACCCCTTCCCTGCCCCTGCACCGGAGCCGGGCAGGTTTCCTGTCGCCCCTGAAAGAGCAGCCCGCGCTGCTCATGGACTTGTTGAAGCTGGCCCCGGATGTCTTTCACGCCACGTCGTTCTCGCTGCCGGGGCTGTGGAACGGAAAGCTGGTGGCCACGCTCCACGACGCGAACCACCTGGCGCTGCCCGCCCACTACAGCCCCGTCCACACGCTCTACTACCGGCTCATCGTGGGGCCTCGCGCCCGGCAGGCCGCCGCGCTGTTGACCGTCTCCGAGTTCTCCCGCGAGGAGCTGGCACGGCATCTGGGCCTGACGCCCTACCGGTTCCAGGTCATCGCCCCCGGGGTGGATGGGCACTACCGGCCGCCCTCCCCTTCCGAGGCCAAGGCCTTCATCGAACGGCACCAGCTTCCACCGCGCTACCTCGCGGCGGTCGGCAACCCCAAGGCCCACAAGAACCTCGGGCTGCTCGCGAAGCTGGCCCCGGAGCTTCCCGTGCCCCTCGTGCTGCTGGCGGGCAAGGGGGCCGCGAAAGCCCTCGGCTTCCCGGCTTCCACTGTGGAGTTGGCGGAGCTGCCCGAGTCGGAGATGCCGCTCTTCTATGGGGCGGCGCGGGCGCTGTTGCTGCCCTCTCTCTATGAAGGCTTCGGCCTGCCCGTGCTGGAGGCCATGGCCTCGGGGTGCCCGGTCCTGGCGTCGAACACCTCCGCCCTGCCAGAGGTGGCGGGACAAGCCGCCTTGCTGGTGCCCCCGGAGGATCTCCTCGCGTGGCGCGACGCCACGCTGCGCCTGCTCCGGGACGAAGCCCTGCGCCAGACGCTGGTGGAGAAGGGCCGGGAGCGCTCCGCCCACTTCACCTGGGAGGACTGCGCGCGCCGGACGCTCGCCACCTACCGCCGTGTCTTGGACAAGCGGGCGCCTCGCCCCTCATGA